A window of the Malaclemys terrapin pileata isolate rMalTer1 chromosome 6, rMalTer1.hap1, whole genome shotgun sequence genome harbors these coding sequences:
- the TMEM175 gene encoding endosomal/lysosomal proton channel TMEM175 isoform X2: MILPVAHTKIHPDQKLGESVQQLLLTKIAVYLMTFLIVTVAWAAHVRLFQVIELIDDVLALLNLACMMLITFLPYTFSLMASFPGVPFGIFLFSTCAVVIGLIQAVIVAYGFYHPYLLNHQIQVSENQVFYKHHILQIILRGPVLCFLAAIFSFFFIPMSYVLLGLVIFLPHITRLIIWCKNKTVGPKEDEESHRLEAFTFYLNEPLSTERVEAFSDGVYAIVATLLILDICEDNVPDSKEVKDKFHDRLIEALSEYGPNFLAYFASFVTTGLLWFVHHSLFLYITKTTRFMGLLNTFSLAFIGGLPLAYQLTSEFAEKSHNEIEAIQVSCVITFFASIFQFAIWITALFHERETLHPLARYGGKEHAFMFAKLALYPCVSLGAFFLTCLLSKFSTAIFHIMQIVVPFAFLALRILVRISLAIMKSMLSLSRRKNVVLDEEETCLSPAETLS, translated from the exons aaactaGGTGAAAGTGTTCAACAGCTTCTGCTAACGAAAATTGCAGTCTACCTGATGACTTTTTTAATAGTAACAGTGGCTTGGGCAGCACATGTAAG ACTGTTTCAGGTGATAGAACTTATAGATGATGTTCTTGCCCTTCTAAATTTG GCATGTATGATGCTCATAACTTTCTTGCCATACACG TTTTCCTTAATGGCCTCCTTTCCAGGTGTACCTTTTGGTATTTTCCTGTTTAGCACTTGTGCTGTTGTCATCGGTCTTATCCAG gcCGTGATAGTAGCCTATGGCTTTTATCATCCCTACTTGCTGAATCACCAGATACAGGTGTCTGAAAACCAGGTCTTCTACAAACATCATATCTTGCAGATCATTCTAAGAGGACCGGTACTCTGCTTCTTAGCTGCCATCTTCTCCTTTTTCTTTATCCCAATG TCTTATGTTCTGCTTGGGCTTGTTATCTTTTTGCCACACATCACTCGGTTAATTATTTGGTGTAAAAACAAGACTGTTG GTCCAAAAGAGGATGAGGAGTCTCATCGCTTAGAGGCCTTCACTTTTTACCTCAATGAACCTTTGAGTACGGAACGAGTGGAGGCCTTCAGTGATGGTGTGTATGCTATTGTAGCAACCCTGCTCATTTTGGATATATG TGAGGACAATGTCCCTGATTCCAAAGAAGTTAAAGACAAATTCCATGACCGCCTCATTGAAGCTTTAAGTGAATATGGACCAAACTTCCTTGCCTACTTTGCCTCCTTTGTAACAACTGGTCTTCTCTGGTTTGTCCACCACTCGCTCTTTCTTTACATAACCAAAACAACTCGATTTATGGGACTGCTCAACACATTTTCATTGGCTTTCATTGGAGGACTTCCTCTCGCTTACCAGCTGACCAGTGAATTTGCAGAGAAGTCTCACAATGAAATAGAAGCTATTCAGGTCAGCTGTGTAATCACTTTCTTTGCCAGCATCTTTCAGTTTGCTATATGGATCACAGCTCTGTTCCACGAAAGGGAAACCTTGCATCCTTTGGCGAGGTATGGCGGCAAGGAACATGCTTTTATGTTTGCTAAGCTTGCTCTCTACCCTTGTGTCAGCCTTGGGGCCTTCTTTCTAACCTGCTTGTTAAGTAAGTTCAGCACAGCGATTTTTCACATCATGCAGATTGTAGTCCCCTTTGCTTTCCTTGCCCTGCGCATCCTTGTCAGGATTTCTTTGGCAATTATGAAGTCAATGTTGTCTCTCTCCAGACGGAAGAACGTAGTGTTAGATGAAGAGGAAACATGTTTGTCTCCTGCTGAAACGCTCTCCTAG
- the TMEM175 gene encoding endosomal/lysosomal proton channel TMEM175 isoform X1 gives MMLITFLPYTFSLMASFPGVPFGIFLFSTCAVVIGLIQAVIVAYGFYHPYLLNHQIQVSENQVFYKHHILQIILRGPVLCFLAAIFSFFFIPMSYVLLGLVIFLPHITRLIIWCKNKTVGPKEDEESHRLEAFTFYLNEPLSTERVEAFSDGVYAIVATLLILDICEDNVPDSKEVKDKFHDRLIEALSEYGPNFLAYFASFVTTGLLWFVHHSLFLYITKTTRFMGLLNTFSLAFIGGLPLAYQLTSEFAEKSHNEIEAIQVSCVITFFASIFQFAIWITALFHERETLHPLARYGGKEHAFMFAKLALYPCVSLGAFFLTCLLSKFSTAIFHIMQIVVPFAFLALRILVRISLAIMKSMLSLSRRKNVVLDEEETCLSPAETLS, from the exons ATGATGCTCATAACTTTCTTGCCATACACG TTTTCCTTAATGGCCTCCTTTCCAGGTGTACCTTTTGGTATTTTCCTGTTTAGCACTTGTGCTGTTGTCATCGGTCTTATCCAG gcCGTGATAGTAGCCTATGGCTTTTATCATCCCTACTTGCTGAATCACCAGATACAGGTGTCTGAAAACCAGGTCTTCTACAAACATCATATCTTGCAGATCATTCTAAGAGGACCGGTACTCTGCTTCTTAGCTGCCATCTTCTCCTTTTTCTTTATCCCAATG TCTTATGTTCTGCTTGGGCTTGTTATCTTTTTGCCACACATCACTCGGTTAATTATTTGGTGTAAAAACAAGACTGTTG GTCCAAAAGAGGATGAGGAGTCTCATCGCTTAGAGGCCTTCACTTTTTACCTCAATGAACCTTTGAGTACGGAACGAGTGGAGGCCTTCAGTGATGGTGTGTATGCTATTGTAGCAACCCTGCTCATTTTGGATATATG TGAGGACAATGTCCCTGATTCCAAAGAAGTTAAAGACAAATTCCATGACCGCCTCATTGAAGCTTTAAGTGAATATGGACCAAACTTCCTTGCCTACTTTGCCTCCTTTGTAACAACTGGTCTTCTCTGGTTTGTCCACCACTCGCTCTTTCTTTACATAACCAAAACAACTCGATTTATGGGACTGCTCAACACATTTTCATTGGCTTTCATTGGAGGACTTCCTCTCGCTTACCAGCTGACCAGTGAATTTGCAGAGAAGTCTCACAATGAAATAGAAGCTATTCAGGTCAGCTGTGTAATCACTTTCTTTGCCAGCATCTTTCAGTTTGCTATATGGATCACAGCTCTGTTCCACGAAAGGGAAACCTTGCATCCTTTGGCGAGGTATGGCGGCAAGGAACATGCTTTTATGTTTGCTAAGCTTGCTCTCTACCCTTGTGTCAGCCTTGGGGCCTTCTTTCTAACCTGCTTGTTAAGTAAGTTCAGCACAGCGATTTTTCACATCATGCAGATTGTAGTCCCCTTTGCTTTCCTTGCCCTGCGCATCCTTGTCAGGATTTCTTTGGCAATTATGAAGTCAATGTTGTCTCTCTCCAGACGGAAGAACGTAGTGTTAGATGAAGAGGAAACATGTTTGTCTCCTGCTGAAACGCTCTCCTAG
- the MYL5 gene encoding myosin light chain 5 isoform X2: MASRKTKKKEGGAKRAQRASSNVFSNFEQTQIQEFKEAFTLIDQNRDGFIDKEDLKDIYASLGKTNVKDEELESMLKEATGPINFTMFLNLFGTKLLGMDGEETILNAFRMFDPDGKGHIHKDYLKRMMMTQADKFTAEEIDQMFKSSPIDAAGNLDYKSFCYTITHGEEKEE; this comes from the exons ATG GCTAGCAGAAAAACCAAAAAGAAGGAAGGTGGTGCCAAACGTGCTCAGAGAGCGTCTTCTAATGTCTTCTCCAACTTTGAGCAGACACAGATCCAAGAATTTAAGGAA GCTTTCACCTTAATTGATCAGAACAGAGATGGATTTATAGATAAAGAAGACTTGAAAGACATCTATGCTTCTTTGG gtaaaacaaatgtaaaagatGAGGAGCTAGAATCCATGCTCAAGGAAGCCACTGGACCCATTAATTTCACAATGTTTTTGAATCTCTTTGGAACAAAGTTACTTG GTATGGATGGGGAAGAGACCATACTAAATGCATTCAGAATGTTTGATCCAGATGGTAAAGGACACATTCACAAAGACTA CTTAAAACGCATGATGATGACACAGGCTGACAAATTCACTGCTGAAGAG ATAGACCAGATGTTCAAGAGTTCCCCTATTGATGCAGCAGGAAACTTGGATTATAAGTCTTTCTGCTACACTATCACACAtggagaggaaaaggaagaatAA
- the MYL5 gene encoding myosin light chain 5 isoform X1 produces MVASCSNNQQASRKTKKKEGGAKRAQRASSNVFSNFEQTQIQEFKEAFTLIDQNRDGFIDKEDLKDIYASLGKTNVKDEELESMLKEATGPINFTMFLNLFGTKLLGMDGEETILNAFRMFDPDGKGHIHKDYLKRMMMTQADKFTAEEIDQMFKSSPIDAAGNLDYKSFCYTITHGEEKEE; encoded by the exons GCTAGCAGAAAAACCAAAAAGAAGGAAGGTGGTGCCAAACGTGCTCAGAGAGCGTCTTCTAATGTCTTCTCCAACTTTGAGCAGACACAGATCCAAGAATTTAAGGAA GCTTTCACCTTAATTGATCAGAACAGAGATGGATTTATAGATAAAGAAGACTTGAAAGACATCTATGCTTCTTTGG gtaaaacaaatgtaaaagatGAGGAGCTAGAATCCATGCTCAAGGAAGCCACTGGACCCATTAATTTCACAATGTTTTTGAATCTCTTTGGAACAAAGTTACTTG GTATGGATGGGGAAGAGACCATACTAAATGCATTCAGAATGTTTGATCCAGATGGTAAAGGACACATTCACAAAGACTA CTTAAAACGCATGATGATGACACAGGCTGACAAATTCACTGCTGAAGAG ATAGACCAGATGTTCAAGAGTTCCCCTATTGATGCAGCAGGAAACTTGGATTATAAGTCTTTCTGCTACACTATCACACAtggagaggaaaaggaagaatAA